In Archocentrus centrarchus isolate MPI-CPG fArcCen1 chromosome 21, fArcCen1, whole genome shotgun sequence, the following are encoded in one genomic region:
- the LOC115800938 gene encoding GDP-Man:Man(3)GlcNAc(2)-PP-Dol alpha-1,2-mannosyltransferase-like, which produces MGHDTHHHHFSLCFCDLMRLLWSLLVPCFYLSLILTLALLLLLLGLRMWLQGRRKARRAQDGGPAVAFFHPYCNAGGGGERVLWCSLRALMQRYPSVSFVVYTGDQGVTGEQILEGAQQRFSITLPRPVAFIFLRHRVLVEASSYPHFTLLGQSVGSMFLGWEALTAFIPDLYVDSMGYAFTLPIFRYLGGCQVASYVHYPTVSTDMLSVVRERNARFNNADFISRNPVLSAVKVVYYCCFALLYGLAGSCSDVIMVNSTWTLGHILALWRAPSRTGVVYPPCDIRAFLDVPLEDEDDMEDWEELGQEEDDKKCHSIVSVGQFRPEKNHQLQIRAFHKLLDRKRDGLGGRESLRLVLIGGCRNQEDEERVLKLRGLCQELGISDRVEFKLNIPFEELKRELVDATIGLHTMQNEHFGIGVVECMAAGAIVLAHKSGGPKLDIVVPFEGGQTGFLADSEDSYAAAMETILAMSPSARLEIRYNARDSVERFSDQEFESCFLAAMESLMSKLER; this is translated from the exons ATGGGGCACGACACTCACCACCACCACTTTTCGCTGTGTTTCTGTGATTTGATGAG GCTGCTGTGGTCGCTGTTGGTGCCATGCTTCTACCTGAGCCTGATCCTCACCCTCGCCCTCTTGCTGCTCCTGTTGGGGCTCCGCATGTGGCTGCAGGGCCGCCGCAAGGCCCGCCGTGCTCAGGATGGCGGCCCGGCGGTGGCTTTTTTCCACCCCTACTGTAACGCCGGAGGAGGCGGGGAGCGGGTCCTTTGGTGCTCCCTGAGGGCCCTGATGCAACG ATACCCCAGTGTCTCCTTTGTGGTTTACACGGGTGACCAGGGAGTGACTGGTGAGCAGATTCTGGAGGGAGCCCAGCAGCGATTCAGCATCACGCTGCCTCGACCCGTCGCCTTCATCTTCCTGCGTCACCGCGTGCTGGTGGAGGCCAGCTCTTACCCTCACTTCACCCTGCTGGGCCAGAGCGTCGGCTCCATGTTCCTGG ggTGGGAGGCACTGACGGCCTTCATTCCAGACCTGTATGTGGACTCGATGGGTTACGCCTTCACCTTGCCAATCTTCCGCTACCTGGGAGGCTGTCAAGTGGCGAGCTACGTTCACTACCCCACTGTCAGCACCGACATGCTGTCTGTGGTCAGAGAGAGGAACGCCAG ATTCAACAACGCTGATTTCATCTCTAGAAACCCCGTGCTGAGTGCCGTGAAGGTCGTGTACTACTGCTGCTTTGCTCTGCTGTACGGCCTGGCCGGCTCCTGCAGCGACGTCATCATGGTGAACTCCACCTGGACGCTGGGACACATCCTCGCCCTGTGGCGCGCTCCGAGCCGCACCGGCGTCGTCTACCCTCCCTGTGACATTAGGGCCTTCCTGGACGTCCCACTGGAGGACGAAGATGACATGGAGGACTGGGAGGAGCTTggacaagaagaagacgacaaGAAGTGCCACTCCATTGTGTCGGTGGGTCAGTTCAGGCCGGAGAAGAATCACCAGCTGCAGATCAGagcatttcacaaactgctggaCAGGAAACGGGACGGCCTCGGGGGGAGGGAATCTCTGCGGCTGGTGCTGATTGGTGGATGCAGGAACCAGGAGGACGAGGAGAGGGTCTTAAAGCTGCGAGGCCTCTGTCAGGAGCTTGGCATCTCTGACCGTGTCGAATTCAAACTCAACATCCCCTTCGAGGAGCTGAAGAGAGAGCTGGTGGACGCCACCATCGGTCTGCACACTATGCAGAACGAACACTTCGGCATCG GTGTGGTGGAGTGTATGGCTGCAGGCGCCATCGTTCTCGCTCACAAGTCCGGAGGTCCAAAGCTGGACATCGTGGTGCCGTTTGAAGGCGGACAGACGGGCTTCCTAGCTGACAGCGAGGACAGCTACgctgctgccatggaaaccatcCTGGCGATGTCACCATCTGCTCGACTGGAAATACGATATAATGCTAGGGACTCTGTGGAACGATTCTCCGACCAGGAGTTTGAATCTTGTTTCCTGGCTGCCATGGAGTCTCTGATGAGTAAGTTAGAGCGATGA
- the nek5 gene encoding serine/threonine-protein kinase Nek5 isoform X2, which yields MNDYEVIRQIGQGAFGKAFLVRDKGGGENKQCVVKEISLRKMSAREKEASKKEVTLLSKMKHPNIVTFIRSFQEGGSLYIVMEYCDGGDLMKKINMQRGVSFTEEQIVDWFLQICLGLKHIHDRKILHRDIKAQNIFLSSGGMKAKLGDFGIARMLNNTMELARTCVGTPYYLSPEICESRPYNNKTDIWSLGCVLYELCTLKHPFEASSLRQLVSKICRGRYSPVPSRYSYDLRLLVTQLFKVNPRDRPSVNSVLQRPFLEKHISKHLDTQVMQEEFSHTVLHRNKAAGSQPAKAGAANTQGKIKKTREAQRLGGANKRLPARPDWKAPLRGYTPTCHKPPHRREGQLAANREFAGIQRFNGQQPVTHYQHYHAQLDAFQRRNKEDVVPPPQERPKERCEDQAAPPVEPYQLVAAARNEYLQRRREANQYKLRAEKQLGLRPCTAERNRKPGGQEQEAGRPEYQDTPQDKRQEGQQEYLRQLDLIREQYHLEMKQMRMRAEAEAKPQHKHETFVVEGPRDTEPPVASKEHQKAAPAQDVEAALKQIREENRDQRRALERKHKDKRGIMFEIRLDNEELREDTEEEKEEQGEKQEDQEGDPLNQTLSFQEGEQLKLKDWLQVRRGWSNRTPQTLLNALANMNVNSVYNTAVEAGPGEEVAGRRQWDDGPPSSLLKALAQAELTSSTVDSVTTDSETKEDRTEEEEDEEIEPDKEERREGEEEEESDVEMDEERLEPRSDDDDTNFEESEDELREAVADSMRNLFLMEETSSDQEEQEKEPLADRMEEEKDEGAESSAEPQQIQAEVSK from the exons ATGAACGACTACGAGGTGATCCGACAGATTGGGCAGGGTGCGTTTGGAAAAGCCTTCCTGGTCAGAGACAAAGGGGGAGGTGAAAACAAGCAGTGTGTGGTCAAAGAGATCAGCCTCAGGAAG ATGTCAGCAAGGGAAAAAGAAGCATCCAAGAAAGAGGTGACATTGCTGTCAAAGATGAAACACCCAAACATTGTCACCTTCATCAGGTCCtttcaag AGGGGGGCAGCCTGTATATAGTGATGGAGTACTGTGACGGAGGAGATCTGATGAAGAAAATCAACATGCAGAGAGGAGTTTCTTTCACTGAGGAGCAG ATTGTGGACTGGTTCCTTCAGATCTGTCTGGGCCTCAAACACATCCATGACCGGAAGATTCTCCACAGAGACATCAAAGCTCAG AATATCTTCCTAAGCAGCGGCGGGATGAAAGCAAAGCTCGGGGACTTTGGAATTGCAAGAATGTTGAATAA TACCATGGAGCTGGCCAGGACTTGTGTTGGGACACCGTACTACCTCTCCCCAGAGATCTGCGAGAGTCGGCCCTACAACAACAAGAC GGATATCTGGTCTCTGGGCTGCGTCCTGTATGAGCTCTGCACCCTAAAGCACCCA TTTGAGGCCAGCAGCTTGCGACAGCTTGTCAGTAAAATCTGCAGGGGGCGCTACAGCCCAGTACCCAGCCGCTACTCCTACGACCTCCGCCTGCTGGTCACCCAGCTCTTTAAG gtcAACCCACGGGACCGTCCCTCAGTCAACTCAGTCCTCCAGCGTCCTTTTTTGGAGAAGCACATCAGCAAACACCTGGACACACAG gtgatgCAGGAGGAGTTCAGCCACACGGTGTTGCATAGAAACAAAGCTGCAGGGTCCCAACCAGCTAAAGCAGGAGCAGCAAATACACAAG GTAAGATAAAGAAGACTAGAGAAGCTCAGAGGCTTGGAGGTGCCAACAAGAGACTGCCTGCAAGACCAGATTGGAAAGCCCCCCTCAGAGGCTACACACCCACCTGCCACAAA CCCCCTCATCGTAGAGAAGGACAACTAGCAGCCAACAGAGAGTTTGCAGGGATCCAAAG GTTTAATGGTCAGCAGCCTGTCACCCATTATCAGCACTACCACGCCCAGCTGGATGCTTTTCAGAGGAGGAACAAAGAGGATGTCGTTCCTCCTCCTCAGGAAAGACCAAAGGAGCGATGTGAAGACCAAGCTGCTCCTCCTGTGGAACCGTATCAGCT tgtggctGCTGCTCGAAACGAATACCTGCAGAGGAGACGGGAAGCCAACCAGTACAAGCTGAGAGCAGAGAAACAGCTG GGTCTACGTCCATGTACAGCTGAGCGCAACAGGAAGCCAGGGGGTCAAGAGCAGGAAGCGGGCAGACCTGAATACCAGGACACGCCCCAGGACAAGAGACAGGAGGGGCAGCAG gagtaCCTGCGTCAGCTCGATCTCATTAGAGAGCAGTATCACCTGGAGATGAAACAGATGAGGATGAGAGCTGAAGCAGAG GCcaagccacaacacaaacacgAGACCTTTGTGGTGGAGGGACCCAGGGACACAGAACCACCCGTCGCCAGCAAAGAGCATCAGAAAGCAGCACCTGCACAG GATGTTGAAGCAGCTCTGAAGCAGATCAGAGAGGAGAACAGAGACCAGAGGAGAGCATTGGAGAGGAAACACAAGGACAAG AGGGGAATCATGTTTGAGATCCGATTAGATAATGAAGAGCTGAGGGAAGAcactgaggaggagaaagaggagcaaGGAGAAAAACAGGAGGACCAG GAAGGGGATCCACTGAATCAAACTCTGTCCTTCCAGGAAGGGGAGCAGCTGAAGCTCAAGGATTGGCTACAGGTGAGGAGGGGGTGGAGCAACAGGACTCCTCAGACTTTGCTGAACGCACTCGCCAACATGAACGTCAACTCCGTCTACAACACAGCGGTCGAGGCCGGACCAG GTGAGGAGGTGGCAGGCCGCAGGCAGTGGGATGACGGgccccccagcagcctgctGAAAGCTCTGGCTCAGGCTGAGCTCACATCATCAACTGTGGACTCAGTGACCACAG ATTCAGAGACAAAGgaggacagaacagaggaggaggaggatgaggagattGAGCCagacaaagaggagaggagggagggggaagaagaggaagagtcTGATGTGGAGATGGATGAAGAGCGTCTGGAGCCGAGGTCAGACGATGACGACAC GAACTTTGAGGAGTCAGAGGACGAGCTGAGAGAAGCCGTGGCAGACTCCATGAGGAACCTGTTCCTCATGGAGGAAACAAGCTCAGACCAAGAGGAGCAGGAGAAGGAGCCACTGGCTGAtaggatggaggaggagaaggatgaAGGTGCAGAGAGCTCTGCAGAGCCTCAACAGATCCAAGCAGAGGTATCCAAGTGA
- the nek5 gene encoding serine/threonine-protein kinase Nek5 isoform X1 — protein MNPLWFCFAVTSVSASSWAGAMNDYEVIRQIGQGAFGKAFLVRDKGGGENKQCVVKEISLRKMSAREKEASKKEVTLLSKMKHPNIVTFIRSFQEGGSLYIVMEYCDGGDLMKKINMQRGVSFTEEQIVDWFLQICLGLKHIHDRKILHRDIKAQNIFLSSGGMKAKLGDFGIARMLNNTMELARTCVGTPYYLSPEICESRPYNNKTDIWSLGCVLYELCTLKHPFEASSLRQLVSKICRGRYSPVPSRYSYDLRLLVTQLFKVNPRDRPSVNSVLQRPFLEKHISKHLDTQVMQEEFSHTVLHRNKAAGSQPAKAGAANTQGKIKKTREAQRLGGANKRLPARPDWKAPLRGYTPTCHKPPHRREGQLAANREFAGIQRFNGQQPVTHYQHYHAQLDAFQRRNKEDVVPPPQERPKERCEDQAAPPVEPYQLVAAARNEYLQRRREANQYKLRAEKQLGLRPCTAERNRKPGGQEQEAGRPEYQDTPQDKRQEGQQEYLRQLDLIREQYHLEMKQMRMRAEAEAKPQHKHETFVVEGPRDTEPPVASKEHQKAAPAQDVEAALKQIREENRDQRRALERKHKDKRGIMFEIRLDNEELREDTEEEKEEQGEKQEDQEGDPLNQTLSFQEGEQLKLKDWLQVRRGWSNRTPQTLLNALANMNVNSVYNTAVEAGPGEEVAGRRQWDDGPPSSLLKALAQAELTSSTVDSVTTDSETKEDRTEEEEDEEIEPDKEERREGEEEEESDVEMDEERLEPRSDDDDTNFEESEDELREAVADSMRNLFLMEETSSDQEEQEKEPLADRMEEEKDEGAESSAEPQQIQAEVSK, from the exons ATGAACCCTTTGTGGTTTTGTTTCGCTGTGACTTCTGTTTCTGCTAGTTCTTGGGCAG GTGCAATGAACGACTACGAGGTGATCCGACAGATTGGGCAGGGTGCGTTTGGAAAAGCCTTCCTGGTCAGAGACAAAGGGGGAGGTGAAAACAAGCAGTGTGTGGTCAAAGAGATCAGCCTCAGGAAG ATGTCAGCAAGGGAAAAAGAAGCATCCAAGAAAGAGGTGACATTGCTGTCAAAGATGAAACACCCAAACATTGTCACCTTCATCAGGTCCtttcaag AGGGGGGCAGCCTGTATATAGTGATGGAGTACTGTGACGGAGGAGATCTGATGAAGAAAATCAACATGCAGAGAGGAGTTTCTTTCACTGAGGAGCAG ATTGTGGACTGGTTCCTTCAGATCTGTCTGGGCCTCAAACACATCCATGACCGGAAGATTCTCCACAGAGACATCAAAGCTCAG AATATCTTCCTAAGCAGCGGCGGGATGAAAGCAAAGCTCGGGGACTTTGGAATTGCAAGAATGTTGAATAA TACCATGGAGCTGGCCAGGACTTGTGTTGGGACACCGTACTACCTCTCCCCAGAGATCTGCGAGAGTCGGCCCTACAACAACAAGAC GGATATCTGGTCTCTGGGCTGCGTCCTGTATGAGCTCTGCACCCTAAAGCACCCA TTTGAGGCCAGCAGCTTGCGACAGCTTGTCAGTAAAATCTGCAGGGGGCGCTACAGCCCAGTACCCAGCCGCTACTCCTACGACCTCCGCCTGCTGGTCACCCAGCTCTTTAAG gtcAACCCACGGGACCGTCCCTCAGTCAACTCAGTCCTCCAGCGTCCTTTTTTGGAGAAGCACATCAGCAAACACCTGGACACACAG gtgatgCAGGAGGAGTTCAGCCACACGGTGTTGCATAGAAACAAAGCTGCAGGGTCCCAACCAGCTAAAGCAGGAGCAGCAAATACACAAG GTAAGATAAAGAAGACTAGAGAAGCTCAGAGGCTTGGAGGTGCCAACAAGAGACTGCCTGCAAGACCAGATTGGAAAGCCCCCCTCAGAGGCTACACACCCACCTGCCACAAA CCCCCTCATCGTAGAGAAGGACAACTAGCAGCCAACAGAGAGTTTGCAGGGATCCAAAG GTTTAATGGTCAGCAGCCTGTCACCCATTATCAGCACTACCACGCCCAGCTGGATGCTTTTCAGAGGAGGAACAAAGAGGATGTCGTTCCTCCTCCTCAGGAAAGACCAAAGGAGCGATGTGAAGACCAAGCTGCTCCTCCTGTGGAACCGTATCAGCT tgtggctGCTGCTCGAAACGAATACCTGCAGAGGAGACGGGAAGCCAACCAGTACAAGCTGAGAGCAGAGAAACAGCTG GGTCTACGTCCATGTACAGCTGAGCGCAACAGGAAGCCAGGGGGTCAAGAGCAGGAAGCGGGCAGACCTGAATACCAGGACACGCCCCAGGACAAGAGACAGGAGGGGCAGCAG gagtaCCTGCGTCAGCTCGATCTCATTAGAGAGCAGTATCACCTGGAGATGAAACAGATGAGGATGAGAGCTGAAGCAGAG GCcaagccacaacacaaacacgAGACCTTTGTGGTGGAGGGACCCAGGGACACAGAACCACCCGTCGCCAGCAAAGAGCATCAGAAAGCAGCACCTGCACAG GATGTTGAAGCAGCTCTGAAGCAGATCAGAGAGGAGAACAGAGACCAGAGGAGAGCATTGGAGAGGAAACACAAGGACAAG AGGGGAATCATGTTTGAGATCCGATTAGATAATGAAGAGCTGAGGGAAGAcactgaggaggagaaagaggagcaaGGAGAAAAACAGGAGGACCAG GAAGGGGATCCACTGAATCAAACTCTGTCCTTCCAGGAAGGGGAGCAGCTGAAGCTCAAGGATTGGCTACAGGTGAGGAGGGGGTGGAGCAACAGGACTCCTCAGACTTTGCTGAACGCACTCGCCAACATGAACGTCAACTCCGTCTACAACACAGCGGTCGAGGCCGGACCAG GTGAGGAGGTGGCAGGCCGCAGGCAGTGGGATGACGGgccccccagcagcctgctGAAAGCTCTGGCTCAGGCTGAGCTCACATCATCAACTGTGGACTCAGTGACCACAG ATTCAGAGACAAAGgaggacagaacagaggaggaggaggatgaggagattGAGCCagacaaagaggagaggagggagggggaagaagaggaagagtcTGATGTGGAGATGGATGAAGAGCGTCTGGAGCCGAGGTCAGACGATGACGACAC GAACTTTGAGGAGTCAGAGGACGAGCTGAGAGAAGCCGTGGCAGACTCCATGAGGAACCTGTTCCTCATGGAGGAAACAAGCTCAGACCAAGAGGAGCAGGAGAAGGAGCCACTGGCTGAtaggatggaggaggagaaggatgaAGGTGCAGAGAGCTCTGCAGAGCCTCAACAGATCCAAGCAGAGGTATCCAAGTGA
- the nek5 gene encoding serine/threonine-protein kinase Nek5 isoform X3 — translation MNPLWFCFAVTSVSASSWAGAMNDYEVIRQIGQGAFGKAFLVRDKGGGENKQCVVKEISLRKMSAREKEASKKEVTLLSKMKHPNIVTFIRSFQEGGSLYIVMEYCDGGDLMKKINMQRGVSFTEEQIVDWFLQICLGLKHIHDRKILHRDIKAQNIFLSSGGMKAKLGDFGIARMLNNTMELARTCVGTPYYLSPEICESRPYNNKTDIWSLGCVLYELCTLKHPFEASSLRQLVSKICRGRYSPVPSRYSYDLRLLVTQLFKVNPRDRPSVNSVLQRPFLEKHISKHLDTQVMQEEFSHTVLHRNKAAGSQPAKAGAANTQGKIKKTREAQRLGGANKRLPARPDWKAPLRGYTPTCHKPPHRREGQLAANREFAGIQRFNGQQPVTHYQHYHAQLDAFQRRNKEDVVPPPQERPKERCEDQAAPPVEPYQLVAAARNEYLQRRREANQYKLRAEKQLGLRPCTAERNRKPGGQEQEAGRPEYQDTPQDKRQEGQQEYLRQLDLIREQYHLEMKQMRMRAEAEAKPQHKHETFVVEGPRDTEPPVASKEHQKAAPAQDVEAALKQIREENRDQRRALERKHKDKEGDPLNQTLSFQEGEQLKLKDWLQVRRGWSNRTPQTLLNALANMNVNSVYNTAVEAGPGEEVAGRRQWDDGPPSSLLKALAQAELTSSTVDSVTTDSETKEDRTEEEEDEEIEPDKEERREGEEEEESDVEMDEERLEPRSDDDDTNFEESEDELREAVADSMRNLFLMEETSSDQEEQEKEPLADRMEEEKDEGAESSAEPQQIQAEVSK, via the exons ATGAACCCTTTGTGGTTTTGTTTCGCTGTGACTTCTGTTTCTGCTAGTTCTTGGGCAG GTGCAATGAACGACTACGAGGTGATCCGACAGATTGGGCAGGGTGCGTTTGGAAAAGCCTTCCTGGTCAGAGACAAAGGGGGAGGTGAAAACAAGCAGTGTGTGGTCAAAGAGATCAGCCTCAGGAAG ATGTCAGCAAGGGAAAAAGAAGCATCCAAGAAAGAGGTGACATTGCTGTCAAAGATGAAACACCCAAACATTGTCACCTTCATCAGGTCCtttcaag AGGGGGGCAGCCTGTATATAGTGATGGAGTACTGTGACGGAGGAGATCTGATGAAGAAAATCAACATGCAGAGAGGAGTTTCTTTCACTGAGGAGCAG ATTGTGGACTGGTTCCTTCAGATCTGTCTGGGCCTCAAACACATCCATGACCGGAAGATTCTCCACAGAGACATCAAAGCTCAG AATATCTTCCTAAGCAGCGGCGGGATGAAAGCAAAGCTCGGGGACTTTGGAATTGCAAGAATGTTGAATAA TACCATGGAGCTGGCCAGGACTTGTGTTGGGACACCGTACTACCTCTCCCCAGAGATCTGCGAGAGTCGGCCCTACAACAACAAGAC GGATATCTGGTCTCTGGGCTGCGTCCTGTATGAGCTCTGCACCCTAAAGCACCCA TTTGAGGCCAGCAGCTTGCGACAGCTTGTCAGTAAAATCTGCAGGGGGCGCTACAGCCCAGTACCCAGCCGCTACTCCTACGACCTCCGCCTGCTGGTCACCCAGCTCTTTAAG gtcAACCCACGGGACCGTCCCTCAGTCAACTCAGTCCTCCAGCGTCCTTTTTTGGAGAAGCACATCAGCAAACACCTGGACACACAG gtgatgCAGGAGGAGTTCAGCCACACGGTGTTGCATAGAAACAAAGCTGCAGGGTCCCAACCAGCTAAAGCAGGAGCAGCAAATACACAAG GTAAGATAAAGAAGACTAGAGAAGCTCAGAGGCTTGGAGGTGCCAACAAGAGACTGCCTGCAAGACCAGATTGGAAAGCCCCCCTCAGAGGCTACACACCCACCTGCCACAAA CCCCCTCATCGTAGAGAAGGACAACTAGCAGCCAACAGAGAGTTTGCAGGGATCCAAAG GTTTAATGGTCAGCAGCCTGTCACCCATTATCAGCACTACCACGCCCAGCTGGATGCTTTTCAGAGGAGGAACAAAGAGGATGTCGTTCCTCCTCCTCAGGAAAGACCAAAGGAGCGATGTGAAGACCAAGCTGCTCCTCCTGTGGAACCGTATCAGCT tgtggctGCTGCTCGAAACGAATACCTGCAGAGGAGACGGGAAGCCAACCAGTACAAGCTGAGAGCAGAGAAACAGCTG GGTCTACGTCCATGTACAGCTGAGCGCAACAGGAAGCCAGGGGGTCAAGAGCAGGAAGCGGGCAGACCTGAATACCAGGACACGCCCCAGGACAAGAGACAGGAGGGGCAGCAG gagtaCCTGCGTCAGCTCGATCTCATTAGAGAGCAGTATCACCTGGAGATGAAACAGATGAGGATGAGAGCTGAAGCAGAG GCcaagccacaacacaaacacgAGACCTTTGTGGTGGAGGGACCCAGGGACACAGAACCACCCGTCGCCAGCAAAGAGCATCAGAAAGCAGCACCTGCACAG GATGTTGAAGCAGCTCTGAAGCAGATCAGAGAGGAGAACAGAGACCAGAGGAGAGCATTGGAGAGGAAACACAAGGACAAG GAAGGGGATCCACTGAATCAAACTCTGTCCTTCCAGGAAGGGGAGCAGCTGAAGCTCAAGGATTGGCTACAGGTGAGGAGGGGGTGGAGCAACAGGACTCCTCAGACTTTGCTGAACGCACTCGCCAACATGAACGTCAACTCCGTCTACAACACAGCGGTCGAGGCCGGACCAG GTGAGGAGGTGGCAGGCCGCAGGCAGTGGGATGACGGgccccccagcagcctgctGAAAGCTCTGGCTCAGGCTGAGCTCACATCATCAACTGTGGACTCAGTGACCACAG ATTCAGAGACAAAGgaggacagaacagaggaggaggaggatgaggagattGAGCCagacaaagaggagaggagggagggggaagaagaggaagagtcTGATGTGGAGATGGATGAAGAGCGTCTGGAGCCGAGGTCAGACGATGACGACAC GAACTTTGAGGAGTCAGAGGACGAGCTGAGAGAAGCCGTGGCAGACTCCATGAGGAACCTGTTCCTCATGGAGGAAACAAGCTCAGACCAAGAGGAGCAGGAGAAGGAGCCACTGGCTGAtaggatggaggaggagaaggatgaAGGTGCAGAGAGCTCTGCAGAGCCTCAACAGATCCAAGCAGAGGTATCCAAGTGA